From a single Brassica oleracea var. oleracea cultivar TO1000 chromosome C5, BOL, whole genome shotgun sequence genomic region:
- the LOC106295109 gene encoding LOW QUALITY PROTEIN: jacalin-related lectin 34-like (The sequence of the model RefSeq protein was modified relative to this genomic sequence to represent the inferred CDS: inserted 6 bases in 5 codons): protein MSWDDGKHAKVNKVQITYDDVIYSIQVTYAGTALQSQRRGSVGPKTAEFTLGPDEYITALTAYGKTLSTQDVITSXDFQNEQGNLWSLXETKLVTRFLLQRVPXKQIAGFLGTSGNVLNSIDVHYAPIPTGTGTGGTGAGGTGTGGTGTGTGGTGTGGTGTGGTGTGGTGTGGTGTGGTGTGGTGTGGTGTGGTGTGTGGTGTGGSGTGSGVEKLDAQGGTGGTAWDDGSDHDGVTKITVRTGGAGVQYVQFGYVKAGQPKQGALGGVQGSRGSTKEILINHPDEHLISVEGWYDSSNIIIGIQFKTNQKTSDYMGYDFDGSGTKFTLQVQGKKIIGFHGFXQRPSQFHWSXYFVPVSSTPTTPTVPPKKLEAKGGASGAVWDDGAHDNVKKVSVGQGTDGIAAVKFEYRNGLSVVIGAERGTPTLLGYEEFELASDEYITIVEGYYDKILGSDGLTSLTFHTNKGTYGPYGLEGSTHFEFKEDGHKITGFHGRAGDTLTAIGVYLAPVGTIPLTPATQTKKLEAKGGDGGTTWDDGAFDGIRKVSVGQTYDGIGAVKFVYNKGSSEIIGDEHGKSTLLGFEEFELNYPSEYITEVHGTYDKISASNSAIVNMLTFKTNKPATYGPFGLNAGTPFDLKEEGHKIVGFHGSSGDLLHKFGVHVLPIN from the exons ATGTCTTGGGACGATGGTAAGCACGCAAAGGTGAACAAAGTTCAGATTACTTACGATGACGTCATCTACTCAATCCAGGTCACGTACGCCGGAACCGCTCTTCAATCTCAGCGTCGTGGCTCCGTTGGGCCCAAAACTGCCGAG TTCACTTTGGGTCCGGACGAGTACATAACGGCTCTGACTGCTTACGGCAAAACGCTGAGCACGCAAGACGTTATAACGT TTGACTTTCAAAACGAACAAGGGAACTTATGGTCCC CGGAAACAAAACTGGTTACCAGATTTCTGCTCCAGAGGGTAC GTAAACAGATCGCCGGTTTCCTTGGTACTAGCGGCAATGTTCTCAACTCCATAGACGTTCACTACGCTCCCATACCCACTGGAACCGGAACCGGAGGAACAGGTGCGGGAGGAACCGGAACCGGCGGGACTGGAACCGGTACAGGAGGAACCGGAACCGGAGGAACTGGTACGGGCGGAACCGGAACCGGAGGAACCGGAACAGGTGGAACCGGAACCGGTGGAACTGGAACTGGGGGAACCGGAACCGGTGGTACTGGCACGGGAGGAACAGGAACTGGCACGGGAGGAACCGGAACCGGCGGATCAGGGACCGGTTCAGGGGTTGAAAAGTTGGATGCACAAGGTGGTACAGGAGGAACCGCATGGGACGACGGATCCGATCACGATGGCGTGACAAAGATAACCGTAAGAACCGGTGGGGCAGGCGTTCAATACGTTCAGTTCGGTTATGTGAAAGCCGGACAACCGAAACAAGGAGCCCTCGGCGGTGTGCAAGGTAGTAGAGGTTCAACAAAAGAG ATTTTGATTAACCACCCGGACGAGCATCTAATTTCCGTGGAGGGTTGGTATGATTCCTCCAATATAATCATAGGAATCCAGTTCAAGACTAATCAAAAGACGTCTGATTACATGGGCTATGATTTCGATGGTAGTGGTACTAAGTTTACTCTCCAAGTTCAAGGCAAGAAGATCATTGGGTTTCACGGTT GCCAGCGACCATCTCAATTCCATTGGAG GTATTTCGTTCCCGTGTCCTCCACCCCCACCACTCCTACTGTTCCACCGAAGAAGCTTGAAGCTAAGGGTGGTGCGTCTGGAGCTGTGTGGGACGATGGTGCTCACGACAATGTTAAAAAGGTCTCTGTTGGACAAGGCACAGATGGTATAGCAGCTGTCAAGTTTGAATACAGAAATGGTTTGTCGGTTGTTATTGGAGCTGAACGTGGGACACCAACATTGCTTGGATACGAAGAG TTTGAGCTTGCATCTGATGAATACATAACCATCGTGGAAGGCTACTACGACAAAATCTTAGGAAGTGATGGCCTGACGAGTCTCACTTTCCATACTAACAAGGGTACATATGGTCCGTATGGTCTCGAAGGTAGCACACACTTTGAATTCAAGGAGGACGGTCACAAGATTACAGGGTTCCATGGACGAGCTGGTGATACTCTCACTGCTATTGGAGTTTACTTAGCTCCAGTAGGCACCATCCCCTTGACTCCTGCAACACAAACCAAGAAGCTAGAAGCTAAGGGTGGTGATGGAGGAACAACATGGGATGACGGCGCTTTCGACGGCATACGGAAAGTATCTGTAGGACAAACCTATGATGGTATAGGAGCGGTTAAGTTTGTGTACAACAAAGGTTCTTCAGAAATCATAGGAGATGAACATGGAAAGAGTACTCTACTCGGATTCGAAGAG TTTGAGCTTAACTATCCAAGTGAGTACATCACGGAAGTACATGGCACATACGATAAAATCTCAGCGAGCAACTCCGCGATCGTTAACATGCTTACGTTCAAGACTAATAAGCCCGCAACATATGGTCCCTTCGGTCTTAACGCTGGCACACCGTTCGATCTCAAAGAGGAAGGCCACAAGATCGTTGGGTTCCATGGAAGTTCTGGTGATCTGCTTCACAAATTTGGAGTCCATGTTCTTCCCATCAACTAA